From a region of the Emcibacteraceae bacterium genome:
- a CDS encoding LysR family transcriptional regulator has translation MAVIYSFKLWTLIYTVYMNLRQIEIFNAVYACGSISDAARFLNVAQPTVSKVLRHAEDQLGFLLFRRVRGRLVATSEAKILYKETEAIYRQIGKLKATAENLKNPADGKIRLVSVAALSIEILPKLIQRYREANPKSQFIYQTEHFSGMMKTLNEYDKEIGFALNPSSFDGIAEVKIGDGELVCIYGKGEFDDYPDRLKLEDLIGFNYVSIEDSGPLSDLLDRHLNERGISYHSNIIAQTYFVARNMVALGSGIAIVDQCTASSNKAENIRFKGFNPPIRYDVKALYVADRPLSKSCAGFLKFVKSNFEY, from the coding sequence ATGGCGGTAATCTATAGCTTTAAGCTATGGACTTTGATATATACTGTCTATATGAATTTACGACAGATCGAAATATTCAATGCGGTATATGCCTGCGGCTCCATCAGTGATGCGGCACGCTTTCTTAATGTGGCGCAGCCAACGGTGAGCAAGGTGCTGAGACACGCCGAAGACCAGCTCGGTTTTTTGCTGTTCCGCCGGGTTCGTGGCCGCCTTGTTGCCACCAGTGAAGCCAAAATCCTTTATAAGGAAACGGAAGCCATTTACCGTCAGATCGGCAAGCTGAAAGCCACAGCGGAAAATCTTAAAAACCCGGCCGACGGAAAAATCCGGCTGGTTTCGGTGGCGGCGCTCAGTATTGAAATCCTGCCCAAACTGATCCAGCGCTACCGCGAAGCCAACCCGAAATCACAGTTTATTTATCAGACCGAACATTTTAGCGGCATGATGAAAACCTTGAATGAATATGACAAGGAAATCGGCTTTGCCCTTAACCCGTCGTCATTTGACGGGATTGCCGAAGTTAAAATCGGCGATGGCGAGTTGGTCTGTATTTACGGTAAGGGGGAATTTGATGATTATCCCGACCGCTTAAAGCTTGAGGATCTGATCGGCTTTAACTATGTCAGTATTGAGGATAGCGGCCCTTTAAGTGACCTGCTGGATCGGCATCTGAACGAACGGGGGATCAGCTATCATTCCAATATCATTGCCCAGACCTATTTTGTTGCCCGTAATATGGTTGCGCTTGGCAGCGGTATTGCCATTGTTGACCAATGTACCGCCAGCTCAAATAAGGCTGAAAATATCCGTTTTAAAGGGTTTAATCCGCCAATCCGCTATGATGTAAAGGCGTTATATGTGGCAGATCGGCCGCTTTCCAAATCATGTGCCGGTTTTCTTAAATTTGTGAAAAGCAATTTTGAGTATTAG
- a CDS encoding DUF1611 domain-containing protein, which yields MTSKHANDRQQLKAPYLLFLGCGDNELSIKTSRGIAVWNPEVCLGEIAGGNSPLTLGLPKMSVKEAAEKGAKTFILGLANAGGYVEPEWEPYIVEAIENGLDIASGLHRKLEEFPAIKAAAEKHGVELHNVRHGYTDLKTGTGEKRSGKRILAVGTDCSVGKMYTTLAITEEMKKQGYDAEFKATGQTGVMIAGYGICIDAVISDFIAGGIEELSPANKEDHWDVIEGQGSLYNPAFAGVSLGLLHGSQPDVLVMCHEANRAHIKGLPHMPIPDMADCIELNLKHAKLTNPNAYLGGISLNCRVLSKEEGDRQRAELEAKFGVPCFDPMITGVSSFVEALKK from the coding sequence ATGACTTCAAAACATGCAAACGACAGACAACAGCTTAAAGCCCCTTATCTATTATTCCTGGGATGTGGCGACAACGAACTTTCCATTAAAACATCACGCGGTATTGCCGTATGGAACCCAGAAGTATGTTTAGGTGAAATTGCCGGAGGCAATAGTCCGCTGACCCTTGGCCTTCCGAAAATGAGCGTTAAGGAAGCCGCAGAAAAAGGCGCAAAAACATTCATCCTTGGCCTTGCCAATGCCGGTGGTTATGTTGAACCGGAGTGGGAACCTTATATTGTTGAAGCCATTGAAAACGGCCTTGATATTGCCAGCGGCCTTCACCGCAAACTGGAAGAATTCCCGGCCATTAAAGCGGCCGCAGAAAAACATGGTGTCGAACTTCATAATGTCCGTCATGGCTATACCGATCTTAAAACCGGCACCGGTGAAAAAAGAAGCGGCAAACGCATTCTCGCCGTTGGCACCGATTGTTCGGTTGGTAAAATGTATACGACCCTAGCCATTACCGAAGAAATGAAAAAACAGGGCTATGACGCTGAATTCAAGGCGACCGGGCAAACCGGTGTGATGATTGCCGGTTATGGGATCTGTATTGATGCGGTCATTTCCGACTTTATCGCAGGCGGGATAGAGGAACTTTCCCCCGCCAACAAAGAAGATCACTGGGATGTTATTGAGGGACAGGGATCGCTTTATAACCCGGCCTTTGCCGGGGTAAGCCTTGGCCTGCTGCATGGATCACAGCCGGATGTTCTGGTGATGTGCCATGAAGCCAACCGGGCGCATATCAAGGGCCTTCCCCATATGCCAATTCCTGATATGGCCGACTGTATTGAACTGAACCTGAAACATGCAAAACTGACAAATCCAAATGCTTATCTTGGCGGTATTTCCCTAAACTGCCGGGTCTTAAGCAAGGAAGAAGGCGACAGACAACGTGCCGAGCTTGAAGCAAAATTCGGGGTACCCTGCTTTGACCCGATGATCACCGGCGTCAGTTCATTCGTGGAGGCGCTTAAAAAATGA